The following are encoded in a window of Rhodospirillales bacterium RIFCSPLOWO2_02_FULL_58_16 genomic DNA:
- a CDS encoding ABC transporter permease, with amino-acid sequence MLGIAVTPLTVRRLNNFRANKRGFWSLWIFLTMFAVSLGAEFIANDKPLLVVYDGGVYFPIVTFYPETAFGGFLETETDFKDREVSRMIAEKGWMIWPLVPFSYDTVNYQLTEPAPSAPSAINRLGTDDQGRDVAARMIYGFRISVLFGLALTIISSVIGIASGAVQGYFGGLTDLIFQRFIEIWSGLPMLYLLIILASVVEPNFWWLLGLMLLFSWMSLVGVVRAEFLRARNFTFVVAARALGVSNITIMFKHILPNAMVATLTFLPFILSGSITTLTALDFLGFGLPPGSASLGELLNQGKANLHAPWLGLTAFFVLAAMLSLLIFIGEAVRDAFDPRKTFQ; translated from the coding sequence ATCCTCGGCATTGCGGTGACGCCGCTCACCGTTCGGCGGCTGAACAATTTCCGCGCCAACAAACGCGGCTTCTGGTCGCTGTGGATTTTCCTCACCATGTTCGCCGTCAGTCTCGGCGCCGAGTTCATCGCCAACGACAAGCCGCTCCTGGTCGTCTACGACGGCGGCGTCTATTTTCCCATTGTGACCTTTTATCCCGAGACGGCGTTCGGCGGATTCCTCGAAACCGAGACCGATTTCAAAGACCGGGAAGTGAGCCGGATGATCGCCGAAAAGGGCTGGATGATCTGGCCCCTGGTGCCGTTCAGCTATGACACCGTAAACTATCAACTGACCGAGCCGGCCCCTTCGGCGCCGTCGGCGATCAACCGGCTGGGCACCGACGACCAGGGCCGCGACGTGGCGGCGCGGATGATTTACGGATTTCGCATTTCCGTGCTGTTCGGACTGGCGCTGACCATCATCAGCTCCGTCATCGGCATCGCCTCCGGCGCAGTGCAGGGTTATTTCGGCGGGCTTACCGACCTGATATTCCAGCGTTTCATCGAAATTTGGTCGGGGCTGCCCATGCTCTATCTGCTGATCATCCTGGCCAGCGTCGTCGAACCTAACTTCTGGTGGCTGTTGGGGTTGATGCTGCTGTTCTCGTGGATGAGTCTGGTCGGCGTGGTGCGCGCCGAGTTCCTCAGGGCGCGCAACTTCACCTTCGTCGTCGCCGCCCGGGCGCTGGGGGTAAGCAACATCACCATCATGTTCAAGCATATCCTGCCGAACGCCATGGTGGCGACGCTGACCTTCCTGCCGTTCATTCTCAGCGGCTCCATCACCACCCTGACGGCGCTGGATTTTCTCGGCTTCGGCCTGCCGCCGGGATCGGCGTCGCTGGGCGAGCTTTTGAACCAGGGCAAGGCCAACCTGCACGCCCCCTGGCTGGGATTGACCGCCTTCTTCGTGCTGGCCGCCATGCTCAGCCTGCTGATCTTCATCGGCGAGGCGGTGCGCGACGCCTTTGACCCGAGGAAAACTTTTCAATGA